One part of the Nitrospinota bacterium genome encodes these proteins:
- a CDS encoding glycosyltransferase family 2 protein yields the protein MTDHTAEVSPGGNETPKVRPRIAVVIPCYKVGDMALGVIERIGPEVNSIYVVDDACPEKIGQRVQEKCRDPRVRVLFHDINQGVGGAVMTGYAKALEEGADIIVKLDGDGQMDPAMIPRLVKPLIDEEADYSKGNRFFSLEAARSMPAVRWFGNIGLSFLAKLSTGYWDIFDPANGFTAINATVLRLLPMEKISRRYFFETDMLFRLNTIQAVVADMPMNAKYGDEKSGLSVTSSFFEFSARHIANLFKRIIYNYYLRDFNIASLELAAGLAMGSFGTVFGLYHWITSVARGEAATAGTVMLAALPVILGAQLILAFLSFDVSARPAWPISKKLK from the coding sequence ATGACAGATCACACAGCGGAAGTTTCTCCGGGCGGCAACGAGACGCCAAAAGTCCGCCCACGTATAGCCGTTGTGATTCCTTGCTACAAGGTGGGAGATATGGCGCTGGGGGTGATCGAAAGGATCGGCCCGGAGGTAAATTCAATCTATGTGGTGGACGACGCATGCCCGGAAAAAATCGGCCAGAGGGTCCAGGAAAAATGCCGCGATCCAAGGGTGCGGGTCCTATTCCACGATATCAACCAGGGGGTTGGCGGGGCGGTGATGACCGGATACGCAAAGGCCCTTGAAGAGGGCGCGGACATCATCGTGAAGCTCGACGGCGACGGGCAGATGGACCCGGCCATGATCCCGCGCCTTGTAAAGCCGCTTATAGACGAAGAGGCGGACTATTCCAAGGGGAACCGTTTTTTTTCATTGGAGGCGGCGCGCTCCATGCCCGCGGTGCGCTGGTTCGGCAACATCGGCCTGTCATTCCTGGCCAAGCTTTCGACAGGTTATTGGGACATATTCGACCCGGCCAACGGATTCACCGCCATAAACGCCACGGTACTGCGGCTTTTGCCCATGGAAAAAATAAGCCGCCGTTATTTTTTCGAGACCGACATGCTATTCCGGCTCAACACCATACAGGCCGTGGTGGCGGACATGCCCATGAACGCAAAATACGGCGACGAGAAGAGCGGCCTTAGCGTCACCTCCTCTTTCTTCGAGTTCTCCGCCCGGCATATCGCAAACCTGTTCAAGCGGATAATTTACAACTATTATCTGCGCGACTTTAACATCGCCTCGCTGGAACTTGCCGCCGGGCTTGCCATGGGCTCCTTCGGGACCGTTTTCGGGCTTTACCACTGGATCACAAGCGTGGCCAGGGGCGAGGCGGCCACGGCAGGCACCGTGATGCTTGCGGCGCTGCCTGTGATCCTGGGGGCGCAGTTGATCCTGGCTTTCCTCTCGTTTGACGTTAGCGCAAGGCCCGCATGGCCAATCTCAAAAAAGCTGAAGTGA
- a CDS encoding GNAT family N-acetyltransferase, translating to MANLKKAEVIADGASMGQETVEYVKGSLTDEEIGKTVSLLKVVWPDAGFTREYINWLYRENPSGRAEIFNAWDKGEIVAHYAAIPVKARLFGELEKGLLSLNIAVSPAHRARGYFKALGSRTFESACERGFGFAAGVANANSTLLFRRQLRFQLVCPLDVKIGAGPIARSPGRGGEERDYIQSWDGQTLSWRLRRPGAKYRCIKRVGSMSVFAHTGKYGIWAVMNDIDPAGVAPPEAGHLRWNPLNVWIGLNPEYDWAKSAYINLPERFKPSPLNLIFRDLTGRGRVLDPQKTVFSLLDFDAY from the coding sequence ATGGCCAATCTCAAAAAAGCTGAAGTGATTGCGGACGGCGCTTCCATGGGCCAGGAGACGGTGGAGTATGTCAAAGGGAGCCTTACGGACGAGGAGATCGGCAAAACGGTCTCATTGCTAAAGGTTGTCTGGCCGGACGCGGGCTTTACCCGGGAATATATAAACTGGCTGTATCGTGAAAATCCCTCCGGGCGGGCTGAAATATTCAATGCGTGGGACAAGGGGGAGATCGTCGCCCATTACGCGGCCATCCCGGTCAAGGCGCGCCTTTTCGGCGAGCTTGAAAAAGGGCTGCTGTCGCTGAATATCGCCGTGAGCCCCGCGCACAGGGCCAGGGGATACTTCAAGGCATTGGGATCTCGGACGTTTGAGAGCGCTTGTGAACGCGGTTTTGGTTTCGCCGCCGGTGTAGCCAACGCAAACAGCACCTTGCTTTTCAGAAGACAACTGCGCTTCCAACTGGTCTGCCCCCTTGACGTGAAGATCGGCGCTGGCCCAATCGCCCGATCTCCGGGGCGCGGCGGGGAGGAGCGGGACTATATCCAAAGCTGGGACGGGCAAACGCTCTCATGGCGTCTGCGCAGGCCGGGGGCAAAGTACAGGTGCATCAAACGAGTTGGATCCATGTCCGTATTCGCCCACACCGGCAAATACGGGATATGGGCCGTCATGAATGATATTGACCCCGCCGGAGTCGCGCCGCCGGAGGCAGGCCATTTGCGATGGAATCCGCTTAACGTATGGATAGGACTAAATCCTGAATACGACTGGGCGAAATCGGCGTATATAAATCTTCCGGAACGGTTCAAGCCGTCACCACTTAATTTGATTTTCAGGGATTTGACCGGGCGTGGCCGCGTCCTTGATCCGCAAAAGACCGTTTTTTCCCTTCTCGACTTTGACGCGTACTGA